In Zingiber officinale cultivar Zhangliang chromosome 1A, Zo_v1.1, whole genome shotgun sequence, a genomic segment contains:
- the LOC122038698 gene encoding phenylcoumaran benzylic ether reductase Pyrc5-like gives MASLSKILVIGATGYIGKHIALASAREGHSTFALVRAAAGADQPPAKAKLLQDFQAAGVTLVHGDLYDHGSLVSAIKQVDVVISTVGTLQLKDQTKIIDAIKDSGTHIKRFVPSEFGNDVDRVNAVEPAKSTFDIKVQIRRAVEASGIPYTYVSSNFFAGYFLPTLGQAAVAGLPTDKVVILGDGNVKGVFANEDDIGTYTVKAVDDPRTLNKVLYLRPPGNVLSHNELVSLWEKKVGKTFERVYVPEEEVLKKIPESPFPLNVIYAIHHSVFIKGDHTNFEIEPSFGVEASQLYPDVKYISVDEYLNRFL, from the exons ATGGCGTCGTTGAGCAAGATTCTAGTGATCGGCGCCACCGGATACATCGGCAAGCACATTGCTCTCGCCAGCGCCAGGGAAGGCCACTCCACCTTCGCCCTCGTCCGTGCCGCCGCTGGCGCCGACCAGCCCCCTGCCAAGGCCAAGCTCCTCCAAGACTTCCAGGCAGCCGGCGTCACGCTCGTCCAC GGGGATCTGTACGACCACGGGAGCCTGGTGAGCGCCATCAAGCAAGTCGACGTCGTTATCTCCACCGTCGGCACTTTGCAGTTGAAGGATCAAACCAAGATCATCGACGCCATCAAAGATTCCGGCACCCACATCAAG AGGTTTGTACCTTCCGAGTTCGGCAACGATGTCGATCGAGTGAACGCCGTAGAGCCGGCCAAGTCAACCTTCGACATCAAGGTACAGATCCGAAGGGCCGTGGAGGCTTCAGGGATCCCTTACACTTACGTGTCCAGCAATTTCTTCGCCGGGTACTTCCTCCCAACGCTCGGGCAGGCTGCAGTTGCCGGTCTTCCAACCGACAAAGTCGTCATTTTGGGTGATGGGAACGTCAAAG GTGTGTTTGCCAATGAAGATGACATCGGAACATACACTGTAAAAGCAGTGGACGATCCCAGAACATTGAACAAGGTCCTGTATCTGAGACCACCAGGCAACGTCCTATCGCACAACGAGCTCGTTTCTCTTTGGGAAAAGAAAGTCGGCAAGACCTTCGAGCGGGTCTATGTTCCTGAAGAAGAAGTTCTGAAGAAGATCCCAG AATCTCCTTTCCCATTGAACGTGATTTATGCAATTCATCACTCGGTCTTCATCAAGGGCGACCACACCAACTTCGAGATCGAACCATCATTCGGCGTAGAGGCCTCGCAACTCTACCCCGATGTCAAATATATTTCTGTCGACGAATACCTGAATCGTTTTCTCTAA